A genomic segment from Agelaius phoeniceus isolate bAgePho1 chromosome 2, bAgePho1.hap1, whole genome shotgun sequence encodes:
- the LOC129117649 gene encoding cell surface glycoprotein CD200 receptor 2-like translates to MAQKWAVLAVLLFLPINLVEAHNRVTVEAGSEAVLSCPKIFKVPSLLVMWKRNCTSCCFLSYRKDHNKTSSLNCSKSITLKYSPGSDPALRIYPVHLRDEGIYTCELANTEGNFQFVSSLTVIVPPTVTLTHDKSRVAVCQASAGKPAADISWIPASNHSSEEEFHHPSGTVTRVSYFGWANSSFPSVTCLVTHAAMNQTLVMDLRSTSPTLLYILTGAAAGAIAVTGLTLCLTFICRACWLRGRAQGPAEHFTTRASKFPPSHATRAAVEPPDFPESIYVNYKPRSIYLYLEECRHK, encoded by the exons ATGGCTCAGAAATGGGCAGTTCTGGCTGTGCTCCTTTTCTTGCCAATCAATCTGGTTGAAG CTCACAACAGGGTGACTGTGGAGGCTGGCTCGGAAGCGGTGCTGAGTTGCCCCAAAATCTTCAAGGTGCCTTCACTGCTGGTGATGTGGAAGAGGAATTGCACAAGTTGCTGCTTTTTATCCTATAGAAAGGATCACAATAAGACAAGCAGTCTGAACTGCAGTAAGAGTATCACCTTGAAATATTCACCTGGCAGTGACCCTGCACTCCGTATTTACCCTGTGCACCTCAGGGATGAGGGAATTTACACCTGTGAACTTGCCAACACTGAAGGGAATTTTCAGTTTGTCTCTTCTCTGACTGTGATAG TCCCTCCTACGGTGACTCTGACCCACGACAAGAGCAGGGTGGCTGTGTGCCAGGCATCTGCAGGAAAGCCAGCTGCTGACAtctcctggatccctgcaagCAATCACAGCTCTGAGGAAGAATTCCATCACCCCAGTGGAACAGTGACCAGAGTGAGCTACTTTGGCTGGGCCAACAGCTCATTTCCCTCTGTCACCTGCCTGGTCACCCACGCAGCCATGAACCAGACTCTGGTCATGGACCTGAGAT CCACCTCCCCTACGCTTCTCTACATCctgacaggagcagctgcaggtgccATTGCTGTCACTGGTCTGACTTTATGCTTGACATTCATATGCAGAG CTTGCTGGTTACGTGGACGGGCACAGGGCCCAGCAGAACACTTTACA ACTAGAGCCTCGAAGTTCCCACCTTCACATGCAACAAGAGCAGCAGTTGAGCCTCCTGACTTTCCAGAGAGCATCTATGTGAATTACAAACCAAGATCTATTTATCTATACTTAGAAGAGTGTAGGCACAAGTAG
- the HTR1F gene encoding 5-hydroxytryptamine receptor 1F, giving the protein MDLINSTEQNSTSEEPFKWATSKILISITLSVLALMTTAINSLVMTAIIVTRKLHHPANYLICSLAVTDFLVAVLVMPFSIVYIVKETWIMGQVVCDIWLSVDITCCTCSILHLSAIALDRYRAITDAVEYARKRTPKHAGIMIAVVWIISIFISMPPLFWRHQTTSREDECIIKHDHIVFTIYSTFGAFYIPLALILILYYKIYKAAKTFHRRSVSRIVREEGVNGQVLLDAGERSTKSASMPSTTEKTSDPLVSSDKINITLRSPRSESKHEKSWKKQRISSTRERKAATTLGLILGAFVICWLPFFVKEVVVNTCETCHISEDMSNFLAWLGYINSLINPLIYTIFNEDFKKAFQKLVRCGQYL; this is encoded by the coding sequence ATGGATTTAATAAACTCAACTGAACAGAACAGTACATCAGAAGAACCTTTCAAATGGGCGACATCCAAGATTCTCATTTCCATTACCCTGTCTGTGCTGGCTCTAATGACAACGGCCATCAATTCCCTCGTGATGACTGCAATAATTGTGACAAGAAAGCTCCACCACCCCGCCAACTATCTAATCTGCTCTCTTGCAGTGACTGACTTCCTTGTGGCAGTCCTGGTGATGCCCTTCAGCATTGTCTACATCGTGAAGGAGACCTGGATCATGGGGCAGGTGGTGTGTGACATTTGGCTGAGCGTGGACATCACGTGCTGCACTTGTTCCATCCTGCACCTCTCCGCCATTGCTTTGGACCGGTACCGAGCGATCACGGATGCCGTGGAATACGCCCGGAAAAGGACACCTAAGCACGCTGGCATCATGATAGCAGTTGTATGGATCATATCCATTTTTATCTCCATGCCACCTTTGTTTTGGAGGCACCAGACAACCAGCAGGGAGGACGAATGCATCATCAAACACGACCACATTGTTTTCACCATTTACTCCACGTTTGGCGCCTTCTACATCCCGCTGGCCTTGATCCTGATCCTTTACTACAAGATCTACAAAGCAGCAAAGACATTTCACAGGAGAAGCGTCAGCCGGATCGTGAGGGAGGAGGGGGTGAATGGACAAGTCCTTTTGGACGCAGGTGAAAGAAGCACCAAGTCAGCTTCAATGCCCAGCACAACAGAGAAGACCTCAGATCCCCTGGTGAGCTCTGATAAAATCAACATCACCCTACGAAGTCCCAGGTCTGAATCCAAGCACGAGAAGTCCTGGAAAAAACAGAGAATCTCCAGCACAAGAGAGAGAAAGGCAGCAACGACGCTGGGTTTGATCTTGGGGGCATTTGTGATCTGCTGGCTCCCATTTTTTGTAAAAGAAGTAGTTGTTAATACCTGTGAAACATGTCACATCTCAGAGGACATGTCTAATTTCCTAGCATGGCTGGGATATATAAACTCCCTTATTAACCCTTTAATCTACACAATCTTTAATGAGGATTTCAAGAAAGCCTTCCAGAAGCTTGTACGGTGCGGGCAATACCTTTAA